A single Drosophila ananassae strain 14024-0371.13 chromosome 3L, ASM1763931v2, whole genome shotgun sequence DNA region contains:
- the LOC6494189 gene encoding spatacsin — MHSAQALAQVRDKIFRSWTGISEVAIIKEVATKGEHIDLCMEYWAKRKNISQSEYRHHFYDVVQAYVQRLLSERLVCKAEDVLRNVDRDVKCFFFQFACECKDEDLSEFVLDHLRNREPLMYEQEEPVLAYHWSLVQQLRECDTLVAKHQVQLPRLHIEALMTLPEHALQVLLVELYFANGNESLLGSLSKEIVWQYLVDNNQTDKLQRWCRCQEGLDPEEELSALEQGFSAWQIDASMYEYALRHLQQPSEVLRNYFARAGYFFPDETGDIPSQLRRLCTMQCLSQHSELLSRQPLAKYLLDRGLHSLLLMDCVPVAALEPLAGSEVHQEALLNLIVDLKSHSLNDNEGFELISKSVQSYLEKTHDAADSFEGHPLLTFYDFLGQEPSVPSLEGFLTSTSLGRVPYLKSLTSRFDHGPTSTSTGLPTAHDLFLKFKQVNLPLLAAAGHGELVTFSNPRLCQRYARKSQLNYTHYLKQQRSAYAVYYLITEQLQLYGLITKTQLFHACETVTQLALHHSGDVELVTHCVACCEMLGFDTQPLRSFLLLQKKLPKRQNGGSYSQLLAEWDRDLVQQLQNDSREFPLELYQSLMRLAIRDVPGKFPMALLKYYAANNDWWHLLLIFQYFDIPLSELKKLLADFKTSPLGVHLLRALSFESGDRQHKRAFQRPPRRSGETQTNSSQETMTNSSHSSNQESSVQPLHGNTDQSLCTLLTHTARQDVFAIILCSTSSVPDEPIPSTAKFVEMMLGNAPHCSAINLLRHCIRNEQPVLAVLAATLSTQNRDWCWLVWLAVASGQWTRLLQEAAKVRDENRSEWVWSLIRSAVSGGKLNPLLHSFEIFQADCKFTHLCRFLQLTGHQEDFSDGTIVELRQFFCSWSQDEVTLPLCGPLPRKHVIQRSIALLLIQLQSNFDCILQQQRFLDCICRSDVGDICDLLDFCLLHKVFGVAATWLRELSIDLEQLVKRDSSEYRRLVDALTDARAYEQALQLATLLQLPLSDIVYGKWVAELENGVLRPHGEYEAEIQQHALPPAILVNFLLQAASSTGQVGLRRYEHLQSALSVIKKHHLFPNESFDRDQIEYDMVLCYLQLPDDEISKLAIYHSEYYEQIMLQERCVLYKSFSELKELAGIDDLTVASKTPLTSQMETRLETLLSTLLDEGDIVEALRLQELFEFRPNDLRFIVFAMALAEGMTSISNLSSKERQLLGEIEKSAFPKFNRITLNQNVMTRWGSDLSDSCSDNVALEFEEIPSKEKQQTLDTLLGIGSKLKCGVELGRRIVLAYRAAMNLDKEYLDVLRTKDAGILLKSAAGEDCLQRLLVVSDIQISTRMTPNEIAESLALELTTCIVRPRFYIFHASQQPRNALRNADLWGHNIDRDFHLILELAPNTTMLGNSLLEYCDALQAYRRYQDGKPYEESEAFERLSGIITLYGLPTPSPTGTGPGNPQVLSHKKQNQIYVELLIKAHLCFVHECSMEGIVSVLQKAKALNGKLTKAKSWSLIVRMLIGIARYREMFYCFDSLIENEQFESLLGQFDEDQKGGLRQAILSYLREYQPKDGKDLLRLAALHFLMYKELAEMWTEEAEDIVNKVQSLAATGNGLKCFPEVQTRLQQALENYTHATENYLLDNKLLLAQQSVSRAELMAMQLDLVNKALEKRLNNNVQQLCVNVLGVRSREQFRELVNTQLSVPQTLILGRAYGFDINWSEALLSQFVLLQVPNYLMEYRCHQRINDDVIEQVVKGYLLHSQSHPTNAKQEESLAQLVELIKSVVLKYKLASILGFKPIVMSLINDSSVHYLRDTNFGRKEFHTSAEA, encoded by the exons ATGCATTCCGCCCAGGCGCTGGCTCAGGTCCGTGACAAGATCTTCCGTAGCTGGACGGGCATCAGCGAGGTGGCCATCATTAAGGAGGTGGCCACGAAGGGCGAGCACATAGATCTGTGCATGGAGTACTGGGCCAAAAGGAAGAATATATCCCAGTCCGAGTACCGTCACCACTTCTACGATGTGGTGCAGGCCTATGTTCAGCGCCTGCTCTCCGAGAGACTCGTTTGCAAAGCGGAGGATGTCCTTCGCAACGTGGACAGGGACGTCAAGTGCTTCTTTTTTCAGTTTGCCTGCGAATGCAAGGATGAGGACCTGTCGGAGTTCGTCCTGGACCACCTGAGGAACAGGGAACCTCTGATGTACGAGCAGGAGGAGCCTGTCTTGGCCTACCACTGGTCTCTGGTACAGCAGCTACGGGAGTGCGATACCCTGGTGGCCAAGCACCAAGTACAGCTGCCCCGACTTCACATTGAAGCTCTGATGACGCTGCCGGAACATGCGCTGCAGGTGCTTCTGGTAGAACTGTACTTTGCCAATGGCAATGAATCTCTCTTAGGCTCCCTTTCCAAGGAGATAGTCTGGCAGTATCTCGTCGACAACAACCAAACGGATAAGCTCCAGCGCTGGTGCCGGTGCCAGGAGGGACTGGATCCAGAAGAGGAACTGTCGGCCTTGGAACAAGGGTTTTCAGCTTGGCAGATTGACGCTTCCATGTACGAGTACGCCCTGCGACATCTGCAGCAACCCAGTGAAGTTCTGCGAAATTACTTTGCCCGAGCTGGTTACTTCTTCCCGGATGAGACCGGGGACATACCCAGTCAGCTACGCCGTTTGTGCACCATGCAGTGTTTGAGCCAACATTCGGAGCTGCTTAGCCGCCAGCCGCTGGCCAAATATTTGCTAGATCGCGGTCTCCACTCATTGCTTCTGATGGACTGTGTCCCTGTGGCTGCGCTGGAGCCACTGGCGGGCAGTGAGGTGCATCAGGAAGCGTTGCTCAATCTGATTGTGGATCTAAAGTCCCATTCACTAAACGACAACGAGGGATTCGAGCTG ATTTCCAAGAGCGTGCAATCTTATTTGGAGAAAACTCATGATGCAGCCGACTCTTTTGAGGGGCATCCGCTGCTCACCTTTTATGATTTTCTGGGCCAGGAGCCGAGTGTGCCTTCCTTGGAGGGTTTCCTAACGTCCACCAGTTTGGGACGGGTGCCCTATCTTAAATCTCTGACCTCCCGTTTCGATCACGGACCGACTAGCACCAGCACCGGTCTTCCCACGGCACACGATCTCTTCCTGAAGTTTAAGCAGGTTAATCTGCCTCTCCTGGCTGCTGCCGGCCATGGCGAACTGGTCACTTTCTCAAATCCACGGCTCTGCCAGCGCTATGCCAGGAAGTCGCAGCTCAACTATACCCATTACCTAAAGCAGCAAAGGAGCGCGTATGCGGTTTATTACCTGATAACCGAGCAATTACAACTGTATGGCCTGATCACGAAGACGCAGCTCTTCCATGCTTGCGAAACAGTCACCCAGTTGGCGTTACACCACTCAGGAGACGTGGAGCTGGTGACCCACTGTGTGGCATGCTGTGAGATGCTGGGCTTCGATACCCAACCTTTAAGGAGTTTCCTGCTGCTGCAGAAAAAGCTGCCAAAACGCCAGAATGGAGGCAGTTACTCGCAACTGCTGGCGGAATGGGATCGCGATCTGGTGCAACAATTGCAAAACGACAGTAGGGAGTTTCCCCTGGAACTGTATCAATCTCTGATGCGTTTGGCTATACGGGATGTGCCTGGGAAATTCCCCATGGCCTTGCTGAAGTATTATGCCGCCAACAACGACTGGTGGCATCTGTTGCTCATCTTCCAGTACTTTGATATCCCGTTGAGCGAACTGAAGAAGCTGTTGGCAGATTTTAAAACTTCGCCGCTTGGCGTTCACTTGCTCCGAGCTTTGAGCTTCGAGTCCGGAGACCGACAGCACAAGAGGGCTTTCCAAAGACCGCCACGACGCAGCGGAGAAACTCAAACGAATTCCTCACAGGAAACCATGACGAACTCCTCGCACAGTTCAAATCAGGAATCCAGCGTTCAGCCGTTGCACGGCAATACCGACCAATCTCTGTGCACTTTGCTGACTCACACCGCTCGCCAGGATGTTTTCGCGATAATCCTATGCAGCACCAGTAGTGTTCCGGATGAACCCATCCCTAGCACCGCCAAATTTGTGGAGATGATGCTCGGAAATGCACCGCATTGCAGTGCTATTAACCTCTTGCGACACTGCATCCGGAATGAGCAGCCCGTTCTGGCGGTTTTGGCCGCTACCTTGAGTACGCAGAACCGGGATTGGTGCTGGCTCGTGTGGCTGGCGgtggccagtggccagtggACGCGTCTCCTTCAGGAGGCCGCCAAAGTGCGGGATGAGAACCGCTCAGAGTGGGTGTGGTCCTTGATTAGATCAGCAGTTTCTGGAGGGAAATTAAATCCCCTGCTGCACAGCTTTGAAATTTTCCAAGCT GACTGCAAATTCACACATCTGTGTCGCTTCCTGCAGCTGACTGGCCACCAGGAGGACTTCAGCGACGGTACCATCGTGGAACTGCGTCAGTTCTTTTGCAGCTGGAGCCAGGATGAAGTCACCTTGCCGCTGTGCGGTCCCCTACCCCGCAAGCACGTCATTCAGCGCTCCATAGCACTGCTGCTTATTCAACTCCAGAGCAACTTCGACTGCATCCTGCAACAGCAACGCTTCCTCGATTGCATCTGCCGCTCGGATGTGGGCGATATTTGTGATCTGTTGGACTTCTGTTTGCTCCACAAGGTCTTCGGTGTGGCAGCTACTTGGCTGCGGGAACTGTCCATAGACTTAGAGCAGCTGGTGAAGAGAGACAGCTCGGAGTACAGGCGATTGGTGGACGCTCTTACCGATGCTCGAGCTTATGAGCAAGCCCTTCAGCTGGCTACCTTGCTGCAGCTTCCGTTGAGCGACATAGTGTATGGAAAATGGGTGGCTGAACTGGAGAACGGAGTTCTGCGCCCGCATGGAGAATACGAGGCGGAGATCCAACAACACGCTCTGCCGCCCGCCATTCTTGTGAACTTTCTGCTTCAGGCGGCCTCTTCGACAGGTCAGGTTGGGCTTCGGCGATACGAGCACCTCCAGAGTGCCCTTAGCGTGATCAAGAAGCACCATTTGTTTCCCAATGAGTCCTTCGACCGCGATCAGATCGAGTACGATATGGTGTTGTGTTACTTGCAGCTGCCGGACGATGAAATTTCGAAGCTAGCGATCTACCATTCCGAGTACTACGAGCAAATAATGCTGCAGGAGCGCTGTGTCCTCTACAAGTCCTTCTCTGAGCTGAAGGAACTGGCGGGAATAGATGACCTCACCGTTGCCAGCAAGACTCCCTTGACTTCTCAAATGGAAACCAGGCTGGAGACATTATTAAGCACCCTCTTGGACGAGGGCGATATTGTGGAAGCACTTCGTCTGCAAGAGCTCTTTGAATTCCGTCCTAATGACCTGCGGTTCATTGTGTTCGCCATGGCCTTAGCCGAGGGTATGACCAGCATCAGTAATCTTTCCAGCAAGGAGCGCCAGCTGCTGGGCGAGATTGAGAAGAGTGCCTTCCCCAAGTTTAATCGGATAACTCTCAATCAAAACGTGATGACTCGCTGGGGCAGCGATCTCTCCGACAGCTGTTCGGATAATGTGGCCCTGGAGTTCGAGGAGATTCCCTCCAAGGAGAAGCAGCAAACTCTGGATACCCTGCTGGGCATTGGCTCAAAGTTGAAGTGCGGCGTGGAGCTGGGCAGACGCATAGTGCTGGCCTATCGGGCAGCCATGAATCTCGATAAGGAGTATTTGGACGTGCTCCGGACCAAAGATGCCGGCATTCTGCTGAAGAGTGCTGCTGGCGAAGATTGCTTGCAGAGACTGCTGGTGGTTAGTGACATCCAAATTTCTACGAGGATGACCCCCAACGAG ATTGCTGAAAGTCTGGCCCTGGAACTGACCACCTGCATTGTGCGGCCACGTTTCTACATCTTCCACGCCAGCCAGCAGCCAAGGAATGCTCTCAGAAACGCTGACCTCTGGGGTCATAACATAGATCGGGACTTCCATTTGATCCTTGAACTGGCTCCCAACACCACAATGCTGGGAAATAGTCTGTTGGAGTACTGCGACGCTCTGCAGGCTTATCGTCGCTATCAAGATGGTAAACCATACGAGGAGAGCGAGGCCTTTGAGCGTCTCTCGGGAATCATAACCCTCTACGGATTGCCTACGCCCTCGCCAACGGGAACTGGCCCTGGAAACCCCCAAGTGCTCTCCCACAAGAAGCAAAATCAAATCTATGTGGAACTGTTGATCAAGGCGCATCTGTGCTTTGTGCACGAGTGCTCCATGGAGGGCATTGTCAGTGTACTGCAGAAAGCTAAGGCCCTCAATGGGAAGCTAACCAAGGCTAAGTCCTGGTCTCTGATTGTACGGATGTTGATTGGCATAGCCCGCTACCGGGAAATGTTTTACTGCTTCGATTCGCTGATCGAGAACGAGCAGTTCGAGTCCTTGCTGGGTCAGTTCGATGAGGATCAGAAGGGTGGCTTGCGTCAGGCCATCCTCAGTTACCTGAGGGAATATCAGCCAAAGGATGGCAAGGACCTGCTTCGTCTCGCGGCCCTACACTTTCTCATGTACAAGGAGTTGGCGGAAATGTGGACCGAGGAGGCCGAGGATATTGTGAATAAAGTTCAAAGTCTGGCCGCGACGGGAAACGGGTTAAAGTGCTTCCCGGAAGTTCAAACCCGTTTGCAGCAAGCTCTGGAAAACTACACCCATGCCACGGAGAACTATTTGCTGGACAACAAGCTACTGCTGGCCCAACAGAGTGTTTCCCGGGCGGAGCTAATGGCCATGCAACTGGATCTGGTCAACAAGGCATTGGAGAAGCGTCTCAACAACAATGTCCAGCAGCTCTGTGTGAATGTTTTAGGCGTACGATCCAGGGAGCAGTTCCGAGAGTTGGTCAACACGCAGCTTAG TGTCCCACAAACTCTGATTCTAGGCCGCGCCTATGGCTTCGATATCAACTGGAGCGAAGCCCTCCTATCCCAATTTGTTTTGTTGCAAGTCCCCAACTATCTGATGGAGTATCGTTGCCACCAGCGCATAAACGATGACGTTATAGAACAGGTTGTTAAAGG TTACTTGCTGCACTCTCAAAGTCATCCCACAAATGCCAAACAGGAGGAATCACTGGCCCAGCTGGTGGAACTCATTAAATCGGTGGTACTCAAGTATAAGCTGGCTTCCATTTTGGGCTTCAAGCCCATCGTAATGTCTCTGATCAACGATTCGTCGGTCCATTATCTGCGAGATACTAATTTTGGTCGCAAAGAATTCCACACTTCAGCGGAAGCCTGA
- the LOC6494188 gene encoding inactivation-no-after-potential D protein, with protein MVQFLGNPGATGGDHIHMVTLDKTGKKSFGICIVRGEVKDSPNTKTTGIFIKGIVPDSPAHLCGRLKVGDRILSLNGKDVRNSTEQAVIDLIKEADFKIDLEIQTFDKSDDQQPKSNGYMQAKNKFNQDQSNNNNTQGMGSQGGMGMNQGMTGPGTNRQNTMQKRNTTFTASMRQKHSNYADEDDEDTRDMTGRIRTEAGYEIDRASAGNCKLNKQEKDRDKEQEDEFGYTMAKINKRYNMMKDLRRVEIQRDASKPLGLALAGHKDRQKMACFVAGIDSNGVLASVDIKPGDEIVEVNGNVLKNRCHLNASAVFKNVDGDKLVMITSRRKPNDEGMCVKPIKKFPTSSDETKFLFDQFPKARTVQVRKEGFLGIMVIYGKHAEVGNGIFISDLREGSNAEVAGVKVGDMLLAVNQDVTLESNYDDATGLLKRAEGVVTMILLTLKSEESIRADKEAEEKKKEEAKKEAEKPQEPATAEIKPNKKILIEMKVEKKPLGVIVCGGKNNHVKTGCVITHIYPEGAVAADNRLKIYDHICDVNGAALHVDGMTTLKVHQFFHATYEKTVNFSVYRADPPELEKFNVDFMKKSGKELGLSLSPNEKGCTIADVIQGQYPEIDNKLQRGDVITKFNGDALEGLTFQVCYALFKGANGKISMEVTRPKPTLRTEAPKA; from the exons ATGGTTCAGTTCCTGGGGAATCCGGGGGCCACTGGTGGTG ATCACATTCACATGGTGACCCTGGACAAGACGGGCAAAAAGTCCTTTGGAATATGTATAGTGCGGGGCGAGGTGAAGGACTCGCCAAATACCAAGACCACCGGAATCTTCATCAAGGGCATTGTGCCCGATAGTCCTGCTCACCTGTGCGGCCGCCTGAAGGTGGGCGACCGCATCCTGTCGCTAAATGGCAAGGATGTACGCAATTCCACCGAGCAGGCCGTCATCGATCTCATCAAGGAGGCGGACTTCAAGATCGACCTGGAGATACAGACGTTCGACAAGAGTGACGATCAGCAGCCCAAATCCAATGGCTACATGCAGGCCAAGAACAAGTTCAACCAGGATcagagcaacaacaacaacacccaGGGCATGGGAAGCCAAGGGGGAATGGGTATGAACCAGGGCATGACTGGTCCTGGCACGAACAGGCAGAACACGATGCAGAAACGTAATACCACATTCACGGCCTCCATGCGCCAGAAACATAGCAACTATGCCGATGAGGACGACGAGGATACGCGGGACATGACCGGACGCATTCGCACGGAGGCGGGCTATGAG ATCGATCGAGCCTCCGCCGGTAACTGCAAGCTGAACAAGCAGGAAAAGGATCGGGACAAGGAGCAGGAGGATGAGTTTGGCTACACGATGG CTAAGATCAACAAGCGATATAACATGATGAAGGATCTGCGCAGAGTGGAGATCCAAAGGGATGCCAGCAAGCCTCTGGGACTCGCACTGGCCGGCCACAAGGATCGACAGAAGATGGCCTGCTTTGTGGCCGGCATCGATTCGAATGGAGTCCTGGCCAGCGTGGACATCAAGCCAGGCGACGAGATCGTAGAGGTCAATGGCAATGTGCTGAAAAATCGCTGCCACTTGAACGCCTCCGCTGTGTTCAAGAACGTCGATGGAGACAAGCTGGTGATGATCACCTCTCGGCGCAAGCCCAACGACGAGGGCATGTGCGTGAAGCCCATCAAGAAGTTTCCCACCTCCTCGGATGAG ACCAAATTCTTGTTCGACCAGTTTCCCAAAGCACGTACGGTGCAGGTGCGCAAGGAGGGCTTCCTAGGCATCATGGTCATCTACGGCAAGCACGCCGAAGTGGGCAACGGCATCTTTATCTCGGATCTGCGCGAGGGATCCAACGCAGAGGTGGCGGGCGTGAAAGTCGGAGACATGCTTCTGGCCGTTAATCAGGACGTGACCCTGGAATCCAACTACGATGAT GCCACAGGACTACTGAAACGGGCCGAGGGCGTCGTGACTATGATCCTTTTGACCCTCAAGAGCGAGGAATCCATTCGCGCCGACAAAGAGGCCGAGGAGAAGAAGAAAGAGG AGGCCAAGAAGGAGGCTGAGAAGCCTCAGGAACCCGCCACAGCCGAGATCAAGCCGAACAAAAAGATCCTCATCGAGATGAAGGTGGAAAAGAAGCCCCTGGGAGTCATTGTCTGTGGCGGCAAGAACAACCACGTAAAG ACTGGCTGTGTTATCACACACATCTACCCGGAGGGAGCAGTGGCTGCCGACAACCGCCTCAAGATCTATGACCACATCTGCGATGTGAACGGTGCCGCCCTCCACGTGGACGGCATGACCACGTTGAAGGTGCACCAGTTCTTCCACGCCACCTACGAGAAGACTGTCAACTTCTCGGTCTATCGCGCCGATCCGCCGGAACTGGAAAAGTTCAACGTCGACTTTATGAAGAAGTCCGGCAAGGAACTCGGTCTCTCGCTATCCCCCAACGAGAAAGGATGCACCATAGCAGATGTT ATTCAAGGCCAGTACCCGGAGATCGACAACAAACTGCAGCGCGGCGATGTCATTACCAAGTTCAATGGCGATGCCCTGGAGGGCCTCACCTTCCAGGTCTGCTATGCCCTGTTCAAAGGCGCCAATGGCAAGATATCGATGGAGGTGACTCGACCCAAGCCCACACTGCGCACCGAGGCACCCAAGGCCTAG
- the LOC6496387 gene encoding 60S ribosomal protein L23, translating into MSKRGRGGTAGGKFRISLGLPVGAVMNCADNTGAKNLYVIAVHGIRGRLNRLPAAGVGDMFVATVKKGKPELRKKVMPAVVIRQRKPFRRRDGVFIYFEDNAGVIVNNKGEMKGSAITGPVAKECADLWPRIASNASSIA; encoded by the exons ATGTCGAAGAGAG GACGTGGAGGTACCGCGGGAGGCAAATTCCGCATCTCTTTGGGTCTGCCCGTGGGCGCTGTGATGAACTGCGCTGACAACACCG GTGCCAAGAACCTGTATGTTATTGCCGTGCACGGAATTCGTGGTCGCCTGAACCGTCTGCCCGCCGCTGGCGTCGGTGACATGTTTGTGGCCACCGTGAAGAAGGGTAAACCAGAGCTCAGGAAGAAG GTCATGCCTGCCGTGGTCATTCGGCAGCGCAAACCGTTCAGGAGGAGGGATGGCGTTTTTATATACTTTGAGGACAATGCCGGGGTGATAGTGAACAACAAAGGCGAAATGAAGGGCTCGGCCATCACCGGGCCCGTGGCCAAGGAATGCGCTGATCTGTGGCCCCGTATCGCATCCAATGCAAGCTCTATAGCCTAA